In Aptenodytes patagonicus chromosome 6, bAptPat1.pri.cur, whole genome shotgun sequence, one genomic interval encodes:
- the RIF1 gene encoding telomere-associated protein RIF1 isoform X2 codes for MSAPAARSSLQPLLETLEDPAAPPGELTDAHLTIVNRLTGEEGKEFTADVRRHFLQLCKVFKAHISSQNSELSNAALQALGFCVFNSKITSELSATEIRDLLSVVNSVAIKTSDKNTRTRALWVISKQAFPSEIVKKEVSSIISTLETILTRGDVQSMVVEYEALNVIIRLMEQTPAQMGEEAVRWAKLIIPLVVHSAHKVQLRGATALEMGMPLLLQKQQEVAAVTEHLMTTKLISELQKLFSTKNETYVLKLWPLFVKLLGKTLHRSGSFINSLLQLEELGFRSGSPVVKKIAFIAWKSLIDNFALNPDILCSAKRLKLLMQPLSSIHVRTEALALTKLEVWWYLLMRLGPQLPANFEQVCVPLIQSTLSLDSSAALQGTPSRVPANQSLASATPVQKSGPYPFASPVTPRMNLNSSTAGVVVIPSIQLLGIEMLLHFLMGPEVLDFAKQNKLVLSLEPLQYPLISSPSFFCKHASTLINAVQDGFIAIGKEVPDCMLNVIWKDINGYVKTAIESGNKKDKQGSEILTMLLQALKNIVRSNSLPVQKILSLVDITVKELPPKVLGSPAYQIADMDLLNGTPALFLIQLPFHNNLLGCCVTDERFFVILETLVGYVLSGPTSPLAFSESVICIINQSAKQVENKEHLWRMWSIVVNPLTEWINRTNEVNQGDALEHNFNAVYSALLLPVSLIFPMKEFPQPTMKSLLRTWSELYRAFARCAALVATAEENLCCEELCAKIISGLEGETPVMFSMMDGLTHIISVMVDCINFAPYGTKYQPKNRSPQTPTDWSKKKKEPLGKLASLFKLLVTLLNSFHVFSSKEIYSETLVSVGPSIIAILHNIISHVSLPSVIGTMFAIFSKPLAVFYEKTKLADVSKVYSNLINKLEKLLAEIILCLQSHCTGSYDSELLEQLSPLLCVIFQHKSKQIRNQCAHFWNATFAKTTSLTYPEELKSVLSQAKKKIPLLLPGFESVEIAEEYSGPFSDAMEHSQLDAKISGMEVKLGQKRDSILAQTSELKNEVKDKSSNVQVTSAKLKLEFSSSKTKSEVLLDEEKSVDFVFIPPETKARILTEHQKEVLRSKRVGIPAMYNSLDASQDTTLFSQYTQSQEHSLEKSSLTENAKEDTKNKPQEENAKSDGCTNKSDGITEHCKSDNPLENAACVEKSSVTDLEESSALNSAGESKRDTAEMILEEPSAGEALEKSTVETASKEPLVGNENTSNVSNGSTSSDIISGTPQPASRRQSFITLEKFSSSENRPFSLSALNCLSETSGSAPVAGKQENTNVCKTGAKPEKSGEENKKPSKSESEQIFTAIRRLTRRQSKMEHHGNKQSKLVIRSEQEKSAQESFASNSMENSPELSPTVEDVEHVLLAQSQALLSTEVEIKKVEDTIAEIEKVQALDTDSKENTPPETTVSSDQLTGDDSQVPHVSPNQKILRRSSRRRSEAVEGTAGSQDKEDSHQKRDRRKEDEKSGQKKAPQAKDDVSQKQKAVSGKTTENTNKKESNLPERTAAEDLSSKESPASRGLDEEVNKSARRSEDNLKTDTEGQDCSSNTVGQKKIERPRYHTRRASQGLLSSIENSEADCSESREESTRKKRSAKVKNRSDSLEGKLKDLQPGSRSHEVSSQGNEAKNLLEPNEGELSCEVSTDTELTSEPCDLKNQVIPTDASKAVGSASSKNSPDAQNANVEQTKNNTLAESFTNPCVSDQDLKAAEENKHVEKQTNIEECCSTVLPEYVPGANASDGDRSSLQIPECQHKRSRRLKRLRNCDCCCKKSKQQVMSFTESKNESTAELNKSQTTPVQTSVNTSEMSGNSNFDESLSMVPCAMSTPLHPPKESSAFNLERERTSEDNLQGNSVVVEEELDNPECIAGDINDSIGKTKEPSDQSDRSEQRLSGCVSDEPGESCLAAGNLSKEPAATEKEEVSQNGQLEEIPEALVVVSKPEKKQMNELESNRDDKEAAENTVRETCIIQDEEMKEELVETEITVPENMAVGKEDAVENNSVNSPQKPEDHDSLVLVNESPNGMQARCMWSPSASPSTSILKRGVKRNQDDDSLSPANKIRRVSFANPIYQEGLADDIDRRSPVIRSHSSSPSSRSLKILSNIQAKIKEMAKESLPCPTECVYPALVGCKAPVDVILPQITSNICARGLGQLIRAKNIKTVGDLSTLTASEIKTLPIRSPKVSNVKKALKGYHEQQVKSRGSEEVATLEDAEKPVNNVEDKSLSVDEEKLATDLIEPVVLNTNDQPTADLLSQIDALAAQLTSEDLHGYSGSQLFEMQEKLVGMTNCIMKNLQSRWKSPPHESSD; via the exons CTTAATGGAGCAAACTCCAGCCCAGATGGGAGAAGAGGCTGTGAGGTGGGCAAAACTGATCATTCCTCTGGTCGTCCATTCAGCTCATAAGGTGCAGTTACGAGGTGCCACTGCTCTGGAGATGGGCATGCCGCTGCTCctccagaagcagcaggaggtaGCGGCTGTCACCGAGCACCTAATGACCACA AAATTAATTTCGGAacttcagaaattgttttctacAAAAAATGAGACTTACGTGTTAAAATTATGGCCGCTGTTTGTCAAGTTACTTGGAAAG ACACTGCATCGTAGTGGCAGTTTTATCAACTCATTGCTGCAACTGGAGGAACTTGGATTTCGTAGTGGCTCACCAGTGGTAAAGAAAATAGCCTTCATTGCATGGAAGAGTCTAATAGATAATTTTGCTCTAAATCCAG ATATATTGTGCAGTGCTAAAAGGCTGAAATTGCTAATGCAGCCACTGAGCTCGATCCATGTGAGAACAGAGGCTTTGGCACTGACAAAACTGGAGGTCTGGTGGTACTTACTCATGAGGCTGGGCCCTCAGCTGCCTGCAAACTTCGAACAG GTTTGTGTACCATTAATCCAAAGTACTTTAAGTCTAGATTCTTCTGCTGCATTGCAAGGGACTCCCTCGCGTGTACCAGCCAACCAAAGTTTAGCTTCGGCAACCCCTGTGCAGAAATCAG GTCCTTACCCGTTCGCAAGTCCAGTCACACCAAGGATGAACTTGAATTCCAGTACAGCAGGAGTGGTGGTGATCCCGTCCATTCAGCTTTTGGGAATTGAAATGCTGCTTCACTTCTTGATGGGACCAGAAGTTTTAGATTTTGCTAAGCAAAACAAACTTGTACTTAGTTTAG AGCCTCTCCAGTACCCGCTGATCAGTAgcccttcctttttctgtaagCATGCCAGCACGCTTATAAACGCGGTTCAGGATGGCTTTATTGCAATTGGAAAAGAAGTTCCTG ATTGTATGCTGAATGTTATCTGGAAGGACATAAATGGATATGTAAAAACAGCTATTGAATCAg GAAATAAGAAAGACAAGCAAGGGTCAGAAATACTGACCATGTTGCTTCAGGCCTTAAAAAACATCGTTAGATCGAATTCTCTTCCTGTGCAGAAAATACTG TCCCTCGTTGATATTACTGTTAAGGAATTGCCTCCAAAAGTACTGGGATCACCAGCTTATCAGATTGCTGATATGGATCTTTTAAAT GGAACACCAGCTTTGTTCTTAATTCAGCTGCCTTTCCATAATAACCTCCTGGGATGCTGTGTAACAGATGAGAG ATTCTTCGTAATTCTAGAAACGCTCGTGGGCTATGTTTTGTCTGGGCCTACATCTCCACTGGCTTTCAGTGAATCTGTGATCTGCATTATTAATCAGAGTGCAAAGCAAGTGGAAAATAAGGAGCATCTCTGGAGAATGTGGAGTATTGTGGTTAATCCGCTGACCGAATGGATTAATCGG ACGAATGAAGTAAATCAGGGTGATGCACTGGAACACAACTTCAACGCTGTGTATAGTGCATTGTTGCTACCAGTATCACTTATCTTCCCCATGAAGGAATTTCCACAG CCAACTATGAAATCCTTGTTGCGCACTTGGTCAGAGCTGTATAGAGCATTTGCTCGCTGTGCTGCTTTAGttgcaacagcagaagaaaacctaTGCTGTGAAGAACTTTGTGCCAAAATAATATCTGGGCTAGAAGGTGAAACTCCAGTA ATGTTTTCAATGATGGATGGTCTCACCCATATTATATCAGTTATGGTTGACTGCATCAACTTTGCACCATATGGTACTAAATATCAGCCAAAAAACAGAT CTCCACAGACACCTACAGATTGgtctaagaagaaaaaggaacccCTTGGAAAGCTTGCCTCTCTATTTAAACTCCTGGTGACGTTACTAAACTCTTTCCATGTGTTCAGTTCCAAAGAAATCTATTCAGAAACATTGGTCTCTGTTGGTCCTTCAATTATTGCTATTCTTCACAACATCATCAGCCACGTTTCATTGCCTTCAGTGATTGGGACTATGTTTGCAATTTTTTCAAAACCCCTGGCAGTGTTTTATGAAAAAACAAA gcTTGCTGATGTATCTAAAGTATACAGTAATCTTATCAACAAG CTTGAAAAACTACTGGCCGAGATCATCCTGTGTTTACAGTCTCACTGCACTGGCTCTTACGACAGCGAACTGCTAGAGCAGCTTTCTCCGTTGCTCTGTGTAATATTTCAGCATAAGAGCAAACAGATCCGCAACCAGTGCGCCCACTTCTGGAATGCAACCTTTGCGAAGACTACGTCGTTAACATATCCTGAAGAGTTAAA ATCTGTGTTAAGCCAAGCCAAAAAGAAAATTCCACTCTTGCTGCCTGGTTTTGAAAGTGTTGAGATAGCCGAAGAATACAGCGGCCCATTCTCTGATGCG ATGGAACATTCACAGCTGGATGCAAAGATAAGTGGAATGGAAGTAAAGTTGGGTCAAAAACGAGACTCTATATTGGCACAGACGAGTGAACTAAAAAACGAAGTAAAAGACAAGTCCAGTAATGTGCAAGTAACGTCTGCAAAG ttgAAACTGGAATTTTCATCTTCAAAGACTAAAAGCGAGGTACTTTTGGACGAGGAGAAATCTGTTGATTTTGTGTTTATTCCtccagaaacaaaagcaagaataTTGACGGAACATCAAAAAGAAGTGCTTAGGTCAAAGAG AGTTGGTATTCCTGCTATGTACAACAGTTTGGATGCATCACAAGATACTACCTTATTTTCTCAGTATACTCAAAGCCAGGAACATTCTTT GGAAAAATCATCtttaacagaaaatgcaaaagaagataCTAAAAACAAGCCTCAG gaagaaaatgcaaagagtGACGGATGCACCAACAAATCAGATGGAATCACAGAGCACTGCAAATCAGATAATCCTCTGGAGAATGCTGCCTGTGTAGAAAAGTCATCTGTTACTGACCTAGAGGAGAGCTCAGCTTTAAACAGTGCGGGAGAGTCAAAAAGGGATACAGCTGAAATGATTCTGGAGGAACCATCAGCTGGAGAGGCATTAGAAAAAAGTACTGTGGAAACAGCTTCAAAGGAGCCCTTAGTAGGGAATGAGAACACTTCAAATGTCAGCAATGGTTCGACTTCAAGTGACATAATTTCTGGAACACCGCAGCCTGCAAGCCGACGGCAGTCTTTTATTACTTTGGAGAAATTCAGTAGCTCAGAAAACAGACCCTTTAGCCTTTCAGCATTAAACTGTTTATCAGAGACATCTGGAAGTGCTCCTGTGGCAGGTaaacaggaaaatacaaatgTGTGCAAGACTGGTGCTAAACCAGAAAAatctggagaagaaaataaaaagccttcaAAATCTGAGTCTGAACAAATATTTACCGCAATACGAAGGCTAACTCGCAGGCAGAGTAAAATGGAGCACCACGGAAATAAGCAGTCCAAGTTGGTAATTAGGTCAGAACAAGAGAAAAGCGCACAAGAGTCTTTTGCTTCCAACAGTATGGAAAATAGTCCTGAACTGTCTCCTACAGTAGAAGACGTGGAACATGTTCTCCTTGCTCAGTCCCAAGCTCTCCTTTCTACAGAAGTAGAAATTAAGAAAGTTGAAGATACGATAGCAGAAATAGAGAAGGTCCAGGCATTAGATACGGATTCTAAGGAAAATACACCTCCAGAGACGACCGTGTCGTCTGATCAGCTAACAGGTGATGATAGTCAGGTTCCACATGTGTCTCCTAATCAGAAAATATTAAGACGTTCTTCAAGACGACGGTCAGAAGCTGTAGAAGGTACAGCAGGTAGTCAAGATAAGGAAGATAGCCACCAAAAGAGAGACAGACGTAAAGAAGACGAAAAGTCTGGGCAAAAGAAGGCGCCGCAGGCTAAAGATGATGTATCCCAAAAGCAGAAAGCTGTTTCTGGgaaaactacagaaaatacaaataaaaaagaaagcaacctACCTGAGAGAACTGCTGCAGAGGACTTAAGCTCAAAGGAGTCTCCTGCTTCAAGGGGCCTTGATGAGGAAGTGAACAAAAGTGCTAGGAGGTCAGAAGATAACTTGAAGACTGACACGGAAGGTCAAGACTGTAGCTCGAATACAGTAGGTCAGAAGAAGATTGAACGCCCACGATACCACACAAGAAGAGCTTCACAAGGATTGCTTTCCAGCATAGAAAATTCGGAGGCTGATTGCTCTGAGAGCAGGGAAGaaagcacaaggaagaaaagatcTGCGAAAGTGAAAAACAGAAGTGATTCTCTTGAAGGTAAATTGAAAGATCTACAGCCAGGAAGCCGTAGCCATGAGGTGTCCTCCCAAGGAAACGAAGCTAAGAATCTGCTGGAACCAAATGAAGGTGAACTAAGCTGTGAAGTCAGCACAGATACTGAACTGACATCTGAACCGTGTGACCTGAAAAACCAAGTAATTCCTACAGATGCTAGCAAAGCTGTGGGATCTGCCAGCTCAAAGAATTCACCTGATGCACAGAATGCAAATGTGGAACAAACCAAGAACAACACATTGGCGGAATCATTCACCAACCCATGTGTATCTGATCAAGAcctgaaagcagcagaggaaaataaacaCGTTGAGAAGCAAACAAACATAGAAGAGTGTTGTTCAACCGTTCTGCCTGAATATGTACCAGGAGCAAATGCTTCAGATGGCGATCGTTCCTCTTTGCAAATACCTGAGTGTCAGCACAAAAGAAGCAGAAGGCTGAAAAGACTAAGGAACTGTGATTGCTGTTGTAAAAAGTCAAAGCAGCAAGTAATGTCATTCACTGAATCAAAAAATGAGAGCACCGCTGAACTGAACAAGTCCCAAACCACCCCGGTTCAGACGTCTGTAAATACATCAGAGATGTCTGGTAACTCAAATTTTGATGAGAGCTTGTCCATGGTGCCTTGTGCAATGAGCACTCCATTGCATCCTCCTAAGGAATCCAGCGCATTTAActtggaaagagagagaacatcTGAAGACAATCTGCAAGGAAATAGTGTTGTAGTGGAGGAGGAGCTAGATAATCCAGAGTGTATAGCAGGTGACATCAATGACTCCATAGGGAAAACTAAAGAACCTTCTGACCAGAGTGACCGATCTGAACAGCGTCTGTCTGGGTGTGTTTCAGATGAgcctggtgagagctgcctggctgcagggaaTCTAAGCAAAGAACCAGCagctacagaaaaggaagaagtaaGTCAGAATGGACAGCTGGAGGAGATACCTGAGGCACTGGTTGTTGTTAGCAAACctgagaaaaaacagatgaatGAGCTAGAAAGCAATCGGGATGATAAAGAAGCAGCTGAGAATACTGTAAGGGAAACTTGCATTATTCAAGATGAAGAGATGAAGGAGGAATTAGTGGAAACTGAAATTACAGTGCCTGAGAACATGGCCGTAGGCAAAGAAGATGCAGTAGAAAATAACAGTGTGAATTCACCTCAAAAGCCGGAAGATCACGATTCTTTAGTGTTGGTTAATGAAAGCCCTAATGGTATGCAGGCACGCTGCATGTGGTCTCCTTCAGCTTCTCCATCCACGAGTATTTTGAAGAGAGGTGTAAAAAGAAACCAAGATGATGATTCCCTGTCACCTGCTAATAAG ATTCGTCGAGTCTCTTTTGCAAATCCAATTTATCAAGAAGGACTGGCAGATGACATAGATAGGAGAAGTCCTGTTATTAGATCCCATTCTTCTTCGCCATCTTCCCGAAGTCTTAAAATTTTATCTAATATTCAGGCTAAG ATTAAGGAGATGGCTAAGGAATCGCTGCCTTGCCCTACAGAATGCGTGTATCCTGCCTTAGTTGGCTGCAAAGCACCGGTTGATGTAATTTTACCTCAGATTACATCAAACATATG CGCCAGAGGCTTGGGGCAGCTCATTCGAGCAAAGAACATTAAGACAGTGGGTGATCTGAGTACTTTGACAGCATCAGAAATCAAAACTCTTCCCATCCGCTCTCCGAAAGTTTCCAATGTTAAAAAAGCTCTTAAAGGATATCATGAGCAACAG GTAAAATCTCGAGGATCTGAGGAAGTAGCAACGCTTGAAGATGCAGAAAAGCCTGTAAATAATGTAGAAGATAAATCTCTTTCTGTAGATGAAGAAAAACTGGCAACAG atTTGATTGAACCAGTTGTCTTGAATACAAACGACCAGCCCACAGCAGATCTTCTGAGCCAAATTGATGCACTTGCTGCTCAGCTGACCTCTGAAGATCTTCATGGCTATTCAGGAAGCCAACTTTTTGAGATGCAAGAAAAACTTGTTGGCATGACAAACTGTATCATGAAAAACCTGCAGTCCCGCTGGAAATCGCCACCCCATGAAAGTTCTGATTAG